Part of the Prevotella communis genome is shown below.
GTGGTTCTGTCCGTGAGGAGAGCTACGATAAGCTGATGGGTGAGATTGAGCGCCGCGAGATGGATCAGACCCACCTTTGGTGGTATATCGATACCCGCCGTTGGGGTTCTTGCCCTCACGCCGGTTTCGGTCTCGGCTTCGAGCGTCTCATCCTGTTCGTAACAGGTATGCAGAACATTCGTGACGTGATTCCTTTCCCACGTACACCGAAGAGTGCAGAATTCTAAATACAAGAAAGCCTCGCCAACTGGCGAGGCTTTTTCGTTTATGCTAGGCGAATACCATTTTCCTCTATCACGATGAGGCGTCGGCGATACAGGTCACCGATGGCTTTCTTGTAGGCTTTCTTTGATACCTTAAAACGGTCGTAGATTAGTTCGGCATCGCTCTTATCGCCTAAGTCGCAGTGCCCGTCGTTCTCGTAGAGATAGCGCAGGAGCACTTCGGCAAAGTCGAGCGTGTGTTGACGACCGGTAGGCTGCAAGGTGACGTCAATCTTGCCGTCCTGACGCACATGGTCAATATAGGCCGTAAGACGGTCGCCTGTGTGCCGCAGCTGGAAAATCTGGTTGTCATATATCTGACCTTGATAGCGGTTGTTAATGATGGTCTTGAAACCAAGGTCGGTTTTCTGCCAGATGAGACAATCGCAGGTGTCGCCGTGCTTGAGGGGAGACCAGACAGCAGACCCGACGGGTATTGTATCAGTAGTACTGGATGTGCTGGCGTTGGTCGAGGCAGGTGCAGGTTCCAAATAACGCTCCACTTTTGCGGTAGCCATCAGACGATGCGACTCTTCATCCTCTTTTACAAAGACGATATAATGCTTGCCAACCTCCATGCGCTGTTTCTGCTCACGGAAAGGACAGAAGAGGTCTTTCATCAGTCCCCATTTCAAGAAGGCGCCGTATTGGTTAATCCATGCTACTTCCAGACAGGCAAACTCGCCCACCTTGGCGGCAGGTTTTTCTGTGGTGGCAATGAGGCGTTCGTCCTGGTCGAGATAGACGAAGACTTCAATTTCTTTTCCGATGGCTAAACCATCGGGCACATAACGGTTGGGAAGCAGGATATCGCCGCTACGTTCGTCACCTTCCAGGTAAAAGCCCTGGTCGGCGCGGCGAATAGCTGTAAGTGTGTTGTAATCTCCTAGTTTTATCATAGAATAGATGTTTATTATATGTCAGCGGAAAGATCGCTGACCACAGGTATATCCAGAAGACCGTCACGCATGTGAATCGTGCGGTCTGTGATGGTGGCCAGTTGTTCGTCATGTGTGACGATGACGAAGGTCTGGCCGAATTTATCACGTAGGTCGAAGAAGAGCTGGTGCAGCTCCTCCTTGTTCTTTGTGTCAAGAGAACCACTGGGCTCGTCAGCCAAGATGACGGCAGGACTGTTCACCAGGGCGCGGGCTACGGCTACACGCTGCTTCTCACCACCGGAGAGCTCGTTGGGCTTGTGGTTTGCACGATCCGTGAGTCCCATGAACTGTAGCAGTTCCTTAGCACGCTCCTTGGCAGCCTTATTGGATGTGCCAGCGATATAGGCTGGAATCATGATATTCTCGATAGCCGTGAATTCAGGCAGCAATTGATGAAACTGAAACACAAAGCCTAAGTGACGATTGCGGAAATCGGCAAGGGCTTTTTGGGAAAGGGCGGTGGTGTCGATGCCATCGACACATACAGAACCAGTATCTGGTTTATCCAATGTGCCGATGATTTGCAGCAGGGTGGTCTTTCCGGCACCGCTGGGGCCTACAATACTTACCACCTCTCCTTTGTCGATATGGAGGTCGATGCCTTTTAGCACCTGTAATGAGCCGAAACTCTTGGTTATATTCTTTATGTCTATCATTTTATTATGGGTCTAATGGGTCTAATGGGGGTAATGGGGATGATGAGCTTAATGGGCTTTGTTGGATTTGTGTATCCAGCGTAGCAATGTATCATAGATACTATTCTCCTCATGGTGCTGAGCCTCGGTGAAGCTCATCTTCTCTTCCTTCGTATTACCATACTGGTCGGGGAAGATAATCATGAGATTTGTACCCGAGAAATATTTCGTCAACTCATCCGGCAGACGGTCGAGCGCGTTCTTGTAACTGATGGTTCCCTTACGGGCTGTAACTACTACCAACAAGTTGTCGGGACCGATATGACTGGCCAGTTGAGGCAGTTCATTCCAGTGTGCCATATAGGTGTACTTGGCACGTACGTTGGGATGCTGACTATTGATGTACTGCTGAATCAGTTCCATGGATTCATTGCGGCCATGAAACTGAATGCGACAATCCAACTGGCCCGCAAACCGGCACAGACGTTCCAGCCAGCGATGGAAGCCAGGCTCATATTCCGCCCTGCTTGGTACGGCTACCTGAATCTGGCGAAGGGTACTGAGCGGCTGGGTGAATCGCATAAGAAGAATCTGACGGTTCAGACCATTGTAGAGACTCTGTATGAACTCACCCCAGAACTTGCTGCTTACCTCAGTATGGACGTGCATACCCATGACTACCTCAGAACAACCACTCTCGCGGAAGGCGTGCTTAATGCCGTTGGCGATGTTAGTGGCCAGTCTGACCTGCGTCTGTACCTGCACTTCTGAAGCGCTGGCCTGATGCTGCAGTTTTTCCAAAAGCCGAATGCCCTTCTCCCGTTCTTGAATGCTGCCCTCGCCGTCATACACCACATTGAGAGCTACGAGTTCACGCTTCAGTTTCTGGTTGCGGGTGAGAAGAGCCAACTCCAGCAGTTGCGGT
Proteins encoded:
- a CDS encoding ABC transporter ATP-binding protein; amino-acid sequence: MIDIKNITKSFGSLQVLKGIDLHIDKGEVVSIVGPSGAGKTTLLQIIGTLDKPDTGSVCVDGIDTTALSQKALADFRNRHLGFVFQFHQLLPEFTAIENIMIPAYIAGTSNKAAKERAKELLQFMGLTDRANHKPNELSGGEKQRVAVARALVNSPAVILADEPSGSLDTKNKEELHQLFFDLRDKFGQTFVIVTHDEQLATITDRTIHMRDGLLDIPVVSDLSADI
- a CDS encoding CvfB family protein; translated protein: MIKLGDYNTLTAIRRADQGFYLEGDERSGDILLPNRYVPDGLAIGKEIEVFVYLDQDERLIATTEKPAAKVGEFACLEVAWINQYGAFLKWGLMKDLFCPFREQKQRMEVGKHYIVFVKEDEESHRLMATAKVERYLEPAPASTNASTSSTTDTIPVGSAVWSPLKHGDTCDCLIWQKTDLGFKTIINNRYQGQIYDNQIFQLRHTGDRLTAYIDHVRQDGKIDVTLQPTGRQHTLDFAEVLLRYLYENDGHCDLGDKSDAELIYDRFKVSKKAYKKAIGDLYRRRLIVIEENGIRLA